The following DNA comes from Limisphaera ngatamarikiensis.
GGGCCACGACCACCGAACGGTCGGGATAGAGCTCTGCCAATTCCTCGAGCAACCGTTGGATTCGGTGCGGGGATTCGTAGAGGACCCATGTGCCGGGGATGGACCGGAGGCGTTCGAGCTCGCGTCGTCGTGCGCCGGGTTTGTGGGGGAGGAAGCCGAGGAAATGAAACTCGGCGGTGGGCAGGCCGCTGGCGGTGAGGGCGGCGATGAGGGCGCAGGGGCCGGGCACCGGTTCGACTCGCAATCCGGCATCCAGGACGGCTCGGACGACACGTTCGCCGGGGTCGCTGATCCCAGGTGAACCGGCGTCGGTTACGAGGGCGACGGTTGCCCCCTGGCGGAGGCGTTGGACCAGTTGTTGGGCGCGAGCGGCCTCGTTGTGGGCGTGGCAGCTCAGGAGTGGTTTCTGGATCTGGTGATGGCGCAGGAGTTGGAGGGTTCGCCGGGTGTCTTCAGCGGCGATGAGGTCGCACTGGCGGAGGACGCGCAGGGCGCGGAGGGTGATGTCCTCGAGGTTGCCGATGGGGGTGGCGACGAGGTAGAGGGTGCCCGGGGTGAGAGTTGGCTCTGGGGTGTCGGGCATGGGGTCAGGTTGGGTTGCAATCCCGGTGGGGGCTTGCGGTGGTTTTGGGCCGGGGTGGCGGTGGTGCCGGGGTTGTGGCCGGGGATGGAAGTGCCTGGGTGGGGCGGCTCACGGTTGGGTGGGCTGGGTTGTAGTGGTGGCGGCGGGTGTTGGGCCTGCCGCCGGCTCGGTGCGTGGGGCGCGGGTGCGACGTTCCTGTTTGTCGCGATAGATGCGTTCCTCTTCGTTGAACTCGCGTTCGGCGCGGTGCACGCCGGGGAGGCGCTGGCGTTCCTCGGCGGAGAGTCGGGCGGCTTCTTCGGGGTCCATGAGTACGATAGGTCGCATCAGGACCATCAGTTCGCTGCGGTCGCGGGATCGGTCGTTGCTGCGGAAGAGGTATCCGAGCAGCGGGATATCCTTGAGGATGGGGACGCCGGCGTGGGATTCGGTGCCGGAGGAACGGATGTAACCGCCCAGGAGGATGCTTTCGCCGTTCCGGACGGCGACCTCGGCCGAGAGGGTACGGCTCCGGGTTTTGGGGACCTTGCCGCCGCCGGCGATTTCGACTTCGTCGCCCAGTTCGTCGATGGCCTGGTCGATTTGCATGAGGACGAGGCCGTCGGCGTTGATGAACGGAGTGACCGAGAGCTGGATGCCGACGCGGAGTTGCTGGTAGCTGGCGGCCGGGCCGGTGCCGAAGCCGCCGTAGTAGGTGCTGGTGATGTACGGGACGGTTTCGCCCACGAAGAAGGAGGCCGGTTTGGCGTGGGAGGTGAGGATGCGCGGTTTTTGGATCACGCGGGCGGTGCCGTCGCTGGCGGCGGCCTGGAGGGTCAGGTAAAAGCTGTCGTCGATGCGGGTGAAGTAGCGCAGGCCGGTGCCGAGGAGATCGGCGGTGAGGTTGGTGCCCGTGCCGGAGAAGTTGAAGATCTGGTTGGCGTTGATGCCGCCGGCGCCGAGGATGTTATTACCGCCGAGCTGGCGGGTGGTTTGGACACCGGAGAGGCCGAGGTTCCATTTGTTGTTGAGGGAGACGTCGAGGATGGTGGTTTCGATGAGGACCTGTGGGAGGATGACGTCGAGTTTGGCGATGATGTCCTTGATGGTGGCCATGTCCTCCCTGGTGGCGTAGACCAGCAGGGCGTTGGCGCGTTCATCGGCGATGATTTTGGTCTGGCCGAGGATCTGGATTTCGCCGCTGGCCAGGGCGGAGGCCCGACGGACGATTTGCTGCAGGCGCTCGCTGAAACTGGCCTGGGGATTGGCGGGCTGACCCGGCTGGGCGCCCACGGTGCCGAGCGGCTGGCCGGGGAGGCCGGTGGTTCCCGGCCGTGGGAGGCCGGTGGCTCCGGTGGTTCGGGTGCCTGAGGTGCGGGTGCCGACGCTGGTGGTGCCGCCGCCGGAGCTGAGGCTGTTGAGGGCTGCAGCGATGTCGGAGGCCATGGCGTACTTGATCGGGATGACTTCGGAGACGTACTCCGAGGGGACGGCCACGTCGATTTCCTGGATGAGTTCGAGCATGCGTTTGACGTTTTCGGCGTTGTCGCGCAGGACCAGGATCTGGTTGCTGTCGATGGGCAGGATGCCGTTGGGGACCTTGGCAAAGGGGGTGAGGACCTGGACCAGTTCGCTGGGTTTGGCGTACTTCAGTTGGACGATGTGGGTGACGTAGGACCCGAGCTCGGGCAGTTGCTCGGGTTGCAATCGCTGGATGGGTGCCCCTTCCTGGTTGGCCTGGGCGATGGGCACGGCTTTGACGAATTTTTCGCCGACGGGGATCATGGCGATTCCGTTCATGGCCAGGACGCTGTCCAGGGCTTGGATGAACTCGCTGCGGGTCAGGTCGGACTCGGTCCGGAGTTTGATGGGTGGTGCGGCCAGGTTGGCGGGTCGAAGGATGGTGCGGCCGGTGAGTTTGGAGTAATACTCAAAGACCTGTTCGAGATCGGCGCCGCCGGCTCCGACCCAGTCGATGGTACCGGCGGGTATGGTGGGGTCTTGAGGGTTGGTGGCTGGATTGGCGGTGACGGTGGTGGCGGCCGGGGGCGGCAGGTTTGGGCCCGGTTGGGGTGGGGTCCCGGGCGCTGACGGGGTTGGCGCAGGGGTTGGCGTGGGCAGGGTCGGAACGCCTGCGGGCTGAACGGGCGCGGAACCGGCGCGGACCGTTGCGGGTCGGTTGGTGCCGATGGGTGAAGGCGAGGGCAGCACCGGTGGTGTTGCTGGTGGCGGCGTTGGTTGAGCCAGGGCAGTTGATGCTGCCAGGGCAACCAGCCACGTTTGAAGGAATCGGTTCACAGCCATAGCTCGGTTCATCGGTTGGGAGGTTGGTTCGCAGGTGCGACGACGCCTGTTCCCGGGTTTCGTGGAGATGCCGGGGGACTCGCGGTCCGCGCGGCTCGGGCTGGTACGGCGGGTGGCGCTCCGGTTTGGACGGTTGCGACGGGCTGGTTGGTGGCGTGGGTTGGGGCGGGACCGGATTTTTTCTGGTAACTGGCGACGAGGGTGATATTGCCGACGAGCCGGTTGCGCGGCGGATCGGGCCGGAGGGACAGCCCGCGGATGCGCGTCATGGAGCCGGCGGAGCCGATCCGGTAGAGGAAATCCAGCAGGGCGCGTTCTTCGGCAAGGACACTGATGGTTTGCGAACGTTCGATGAAGAAGGGGTTGTTGGTGCGGGTGGTCATGCGGGAGCTGCCGGTGATGGTGACGCCGCTGAGGGAGGCCTGGCGTTGGATGGCGCTGAGGAACTCGGTGCCCTGATCTTCCTCGGGGATTGGTTCCTGGGCGGATTCGAGCACGCGGATGCGCGCCTCCCATTTGGGGGTTTCGGCGATGGCGGCCTCGTAACGCCGGAGTTTGAGGCGGGCGTCGTGGAGTTCCTGGCGCACGTCCTGCCAGTCGCTGAAGTGGGGCCAGACCAGGAACATGTTGAGGACCAGGAAGACGAGCAGGCCGACGCCGATGACCAGGCGGCGTTCGCCGGGGCGGAGGTTCAGTTGGCCAAGGGACTTGCGCATGGTCATTCCTCGGGTCGGCTGAGTTCCAGGCTGAAGTTCCAGGAGACCACGTTGGCGTTGGGGGTACGGCGCTGCGTAAAGGGCTCGCCCTTTTGCGGGTCGAACATGGGCTGGCCGCGGACCTGTGCCTTGCGGAGGGCGCTGCTGAATTCGATGACGGCCATGACACGGTCCTCCGGGCAGGTACCGTTGAGCGTGAGGCGGCGGCCGTCGGCAAAGTCAAAGGACTGCAGGGTGGCGCCTTCGGGGAGGAGTTCGGCCACCAGTTTGTAGCAGTCCAGTGCGGCGAACCGGAGATCCTGACGGTCCTGGAGGACCTGGGCGCGGGCCTTGAGCTGCGAGGCCCGGTTGTATTCGGGTGTGATCTCTTCGATGCGGGCCTCGACCCGACGCAGTTGGAATTGGAGCACGCCGAGTGCGGCGAAGTAACCGATCACGCCCAGGAGGTAGAGTCCGACCACTGCGCCCAGACCGGTCATCCAGAGTCGGTCTACGAAGGATTGGCGGTAGCGTGTGGCGTGATCGGCGGGCAAAAGAGAGGGCAGGCCGTTGGCCTGGAGGGCTCGTTCAGCGGTGCGGCGGGCCAGTTCGTCCGGTGCGGGCGGGGGCTGGACGTGCACGGTCGTTTGGAGGCCTTCGCTGAGTGCGGGTTCCCACTCGGCGGCCGTGACCGGATCGGCGACCAAGTGCCATTCGGGCGGCCGGGTCAACCAACCATCGAGTTCACCGGCCCATGCAGCCTGGTGGAGCTGACTGCGGATGAGGGCGGGGCGGTTCTCCGGGGGTGGGAGTTGGAGGAAGCTGAGGTTTTGGAGGATTCCGCTGTACCACCATGCCACCAAGGCCAGGTCGGGTCGTCCGAGGACACCGGCATGGATCCATGCGCCGTCGCCGGTGACGGGCACGGCGGCCAATTGGTCGAGGGCACCGAGTTCGAGTCGGTCCGGCTGATAACCGGCTGATTCGAGCTGGCCCAGGAAGGATTCCACGGTTTCACGGGCGACGATGACCACCACCAAGGTTTGCTGCCCCTGGGGTGCACCCGGCATGGGATGGTAACTCCAGATGGCCTGCGCCACCGGCAGAGGGGAGAGTCGTTCGAGCTGGAGCTCGATCATGGCCCGGGTTTCGTCCGGTGTGGCGGCCGGCAGATGTACCACGCGGAGGAAGACCCGGTCGGGATGCAACCAGGCGATGTGCAGACGGGGGCGGCCGAGGGTGCGCCAGTCTTTGGTTCCCCAGTGGCGGGGCAGGGGTTGGTCGGTGTTGAACTGCTCGGCCCGATCCAGTTGGAGGGTGCTGCCCTTGACCTCGAACCGCCAGACGCGGCGTCCGGTCTGGCGGGCGGCCAGGACATGACATGCGTGGTGACGGGGCTGGGTCAGGCGTGCGCCCATGCGGCGTGTTTCGGGTTCTCGGCCAGGGTATCCAGGTGTTGTTCGATCTGGGTGACCCGGAGGACCTCTTCGATGGTGGTGATGCCTTCCTTGACCTTGTTCCAACCGTCAGCCCGGAGGGTGCGCATGCCCAGCTCGATGGCTTTTTGGGCGATGGTGGATGCCGGGGCACGGCTCATGACGAGGGAGCGGATGGGTTCACTAACCACGAGCAATTCGTAGATTCCGGTCCGGCCCTGGTATCCGAGTTGGCGGCATTCCTCGCAACCGGTGCCGTGGTAAAACTTGGCGGTTTCGATGTCTGCAGCCGGGAAACCGATTCGTTTGAGGTATTCCTTGTCCACCTTTTGTTCGGTCTTGCACAGGGGGCAGATGGTTCGGACGAGTCGTTGGGCCATGACAGCTTCGACCGAGGAGGCGACGAGGAACGGCTCGATGCCCATGTCGATGAGCCGGGTGAACGCGCTGGGCGCGTCGTTGGTGTGCAGGGTGGAAAAGACCAGGTGGCCGGTGAGGGCGGCGCGAATGGCGATCTCGGCGGTCTCCAGGTCACGGATTTCGCCGACCATGATGACGTTGGGGTCCTGGCGGAGGATGTGGCGGAGTCCGACGGCGAAGGTCAGGCCGATTTCGGGTCGCACAGCGATCTGGTTGATGCCCTTGAGTTCGTACTCGACCGGTTCCTCGATGGTGATGATGCGTTTGTGGACCGAGTTGATGGTGCTGAGGAAGGCATAGAGGGAGGTGGATTTACCCGAGCCGGTGGGCCCGGTGACCAGAAAGATTCCGTGGGGTTTGACGATGAGCTCGCGGATGAGCGCTTCGTCGCGGGGTGAGAATCCGAGTTTGTCCAGGCTCAGGAAGATCTTGCCGCGGGTGAGGAGTCGGAGGCTGACGCTTTCGCCGTAGACGGTGGGTACGGTGGAGACGCGGATGTCGATTTCTTCGCCCTGGATGCGGACGTTGATGCGGCCGTCCTGGGGGAGGCGTTTTTCGGCGATGTTCATGCCGCTCATGACCTTGATGCGGGAGATGATGGCGGACTGGAACCGCTTGAGCTGGGGCGGCATGGGGATTTGGTGGAGGATGCCGTCGATGCGGTTGCGGATGCGCAGTTCGTCCTCGGCGGGTTCGAAATGGATGTCGGTGGCCCGGTTTTTGTAGGCCTCCCAGATGACCTGGTTGACGAACTTGATGACGCTGGCTTCCTGGTCGCCCTCGGTGATTTCCTTGTCCTCGCTGACGAGGAGTTCGATGGGCTCGTCTTCGGCCATTTCGTCGAGGGTTTCGGCGCCCACGCCGTAGTATTTCTTGAGGGTTTTTTCGATGTCGTTACGGGTGGCGAGGGCGAACTGAACGGGCTGGCGCGCGTCGAACTGAACGGCGTTGAGCATGGAGGTGTCGAACGGGTTGCTGACCGCGACCTGGAGGAGGCCGTCACTGAGCTGGACGGGCATGACCGTGTATTGGAAGGCCACCTTGGTGGAGAGGCCCTTGCGGGCTTCGGGCGGGATGTTGGCGCGACTGAGTTCGAGGAAGGGCCATTCGAGGGTTTGAGCCAGACGGCGCAACAGGGCCTCCTCGCTGAGTCCCCGTTCCCGGGCGACGAAGGCCGGGAATGACTCGCCGGAGCCGTTTTCGACGGCAATGCGCCAGCTGCGGATGAGGTCATCCACCGTTTCCGGTGGAACCTCCAGCGCCGTGCCGAGCACGTTTTTCAGACCCAGATAGCCCATGGCTGGCTTACCTGCTCGCTAAGGGCAAACACCCGAGGCGACCGAAAGTTGCGCCCGGGATTCGCCGGGAGGGTTTCGTGGCGGACATGGGGCGGGGCGGCGCGGTTTTGGTGGGTGCCATGGGTGCAGGACGGTCGGAACCTCCCAACTGGGGCGGGGCGAAGGGTTCGATGGTGTGATCGGGGGCGGGGTTGACGAGTGGATGTCACGGGCTGAGGTAATCGGCCGGCTTGCGGCCACGGATGAACTGGTTGAAGCCAAACATGGAGGGCCGATAGTCGCCCACGGGGGTGACGTCGGCGCGGGGCGGTACCGGGCGGCCGGTCAGCCAATAGCAGGCGTTGACGAGGAGGCGACGAAGGTCTTCGTCCTGCAAATCCACTGCGGCGCCGATGGTGGAGGTGAGTGCCCGGGTGGTGGCGCCGTTGGGCCAGGTGTGGTCGCGGATCCAGACCAGGGGCATGAGCGGCTTGTCATAGTTGGGCGGGGCGTCGGGCTGCATGCCGTGCAGGACCAGGCCGTGCATGAGAACGATGTCGGTGGGACGAAGATTGCGGATGGCGTAGACATCGGTTGGACCCCAGACGGTGCGAACGCCTCGCAGGACCGGGTGGTCTGCGAATCGACCGTCCACCAGCCCGCGTGTGCTTTCCCTGCCGTGTTCCCCGTGATGGGCGATCCAGGTTTCACCCAGGACCTGTTGACCGAATCCGCCGGGCCAGGTGCGGCTGCGCCAGTCGAAGTGGGCGTAGGGGCTGTTGGGGTTGCGGGTGTACTGGAAGGCGTGTGTGGCGGTCCGGAGGGCGATGAGGGGTTTGCCGGCCTGCAGGTAGTCGACGAAATGGCGCATCTCGGGGTCGGGCAGTTCACGAAACCGGAACTGGAGAATGACAAGGTCTGCCTGACCGAGGAGGTGCATGCCGGGCACGTTGGTTTGGTTGTTGGGGTCGATGGTGCCGTCGTCGGGGTTCTGGGAGAAGAGGACGGTGCAACGGAATCCGTGCCGATGGGCCAGCAGTCGGGCGAGCATGGGCAGGCCCTCTTCGGACCTGTACTCCTCGTCTCCTGCGAGGAGGAGAATGTAGGGGTGTGGCGAGGCGGACCCGTCAGCCGGTTCAAAGGTCAGCCATGGTTGCGCGGCCGGGGCGTGCAGGGTTGCCAGGATCAACAGCGTCGGAAGGAGTCGGTTCATGAGCCTTTTGCGTGCCGCCGGCGCAACCGGTTTTTGCGGAGCAGGGCGTATTCGAGGCTGTCCGCCAGGGCCTGGAGACTGGCCTCGACGATGTTTTCGCTGACGCCCACGGTGCCCCATTCCTCGTGACCGTCGGTGGATTCAATCAACACGCGCGTTTTCGCAGCAGTGCCCGCGGCGCTGTCGAGGATGCGAACCTTGTAGTCGGTGAGGCGCACCTTTCGCAGTTCGGGGAAGGAGCGCACCAGGGCGGCGCGCAGGGCACCGTCGAGGGCATTGACCGGGCCGTCACCCTCGGCGACGGTATGATGGACCTGGTCTCCGACCCGCACCTTGACGGTTGCCTCGCAGATGGATTCCTGGGCGTCCCGTCGCATGGAGACGTGGTAGGTTTCGACGGTGAAGAGCAGTTCGGGATTGTGCTCCAGCACGCCACGGATGAGCAGGGCCAGCGAGGCGGGCGCGGCCTCGTACTCGTAGCCCTGGTGCTCACGTTCCTTCACCAAGCGGAGGATCTCCTTGACCTCCGGCATGTCGGGGTGGAGGCGGAAACCGAGTTCACGGGCTTTCATGAGGATGTTGCTGCGCCCGGCCAGGTCGCTCACCAGCACGGTGCGGGAATTGCCCACCAGGGCGGGGTCGATGTGTTCGTAGCTGGCGGTGATCTTTTGGACGGCGTTGACATGGGTCCCGCCCTTGTGGGCGAAGGCGGCCGAGCCAACCCAGGGCTGGCGCGGGTTGGGCCGCAGGTTGGCGATTTCGTCAACGAACTGGGAGAGTTCCTTGAGTTTCCTCAGGGACCGGCGCGGCACGGTTTTCAGGCCCATTTTGAAGGTGAGGCAGGGGATGACACTGGTGAGGTTGCAGTTGCCGGTGCGCTCGCCATAGCCGTTGATGGTGCCCTGCACGTGGACGGCGCCGGCTTCGACCGCTGCGAGGGCGTTGGCCACCCCGAGGCCGATGTCGTCATGGGTATGGATGCCAACCGGGCAGGGGAGGGTGCGGACGGCGAGCGCGGTGACCTCGGCCACCTCCCGCATGAGCGAGCCTCCGTTGGTATCGCAGATTACCACAAGGTCTGCGCCCGCCTCGGCGGCGGCCTTCAAGGTGGCCATGGCGTAGTCGGGGTCCAGCTTGTACCCGTCGATGCAATGTTCCGCGTCGTAGATCACCGTCCGGCCGTGATCTTTCAAGTACCGCACAGTCTCGCGGATCATGGCCAGGTTTTCCTCCGGCTTGCAGCGGAGGACTTCCCGGACGTGCAGGAGGGAGGTTTTGCCATAAATGGTCACCACGGGCGTCTCGGCCTCCAGCAGCAGGCGCACCTGTTCGTCCCGGTCCACGGGGATGCCCTTGCGGCGGGTGGAGCCGAAGGCTGCCAGACGCGCGTTGCGCCACCGGCGACGCCGTGCCTGGGCGAAGAACTCGATGTCTTTCGGGTTGCTGCCGGGCCAACCGCCCTCGATGTAATGGACACCGAAGGCGTCCAGGCGCTCGGCGATGCGCAGCTTGTCGTGCACGGAAAAGTTAATGCCTTCGCCCTGGCTGCCGTCACGCAGTGTGGTGTCGTATATCTCGACTGACCGTTTCATCATGGCCGTGCGTTAAACACCTAATGATTACGGCAAAGCGGTTCGCAGGAAAAGCCGATTGTAGGGTGGGACCTTTTGCGGGCAACTTCCTGGTTGCTGGGATTCGGCCTTGTGAACCGCCGCCCAGCGGAGGTTACCGGGCCGGGGTCCGACACCGAGAACCGGCCCTGTGGAATTGGTTCAGGTTCGGATGTGGAGGTTTGCTGCAGCGGCTGCTTCGCAAACGGCCGCCGTCCATGGGATGAAAGGGCGGACTGGCGCACAGGTGCAAAACTGAAGGGCGCACCGATGGCCAGGGTGTGGGTAAGCAAGGCCGGGCGCAGAATGTACGCGATGTGTACGGTGAGGGGAGCCAATTCAGCCGGATCGGGAGGATGCGACAAGATGTGGAGGAGTCGCGTAGCCGGGGCTCCGCCGTAGCGGCAGGGGGGCCCGGAGACGCGGGCCGGGTGCCAGATGGGGTATGGATCGGCAGCGCGCTGTGACTGTGGTCGACGTGGCTCGGTGGGCGTGGCTGGGGCGAGAGGTTTCGCTATGGGCGGCACGGGGCTGTTCCGAGCCCGTTTTCGGTGAAGCTTTGCGCATTTTCAGGCGGCTTGCCGGGAGTGTCCTCGACCGGGGCTTGAGCCGGGGCCCCGATCAGGGGCTGTGGATGGGGCTGGGGGACTGGCCGGGATGCGGCTCCCGGCGGACGGGCATGAGCCGGGACCGGGTTGAACGCTGGGGGTGATGTGCAGAAGGGGCGTGGTATGGGCCGGGCAGAAGACCGCGTGCCAGCCCCGAGGGTCCGGTTCGTTGGCCGGGCGGGCGTTCATCGGGCCGTGGTTGAGGAAAAGGGCGGACCATGGAGGGGTTGCGGATATTGGGCCCGCTCGGATCAGGCGGTTGCCTGGGAAGGAAAAGGGGCCGAATCATTGTTCGACCCCCTACCCGAGACGCAAAGCACCAAATTGTCTCGCCTGATGCGGCGCGGCAGTTCCGAAGTTCCAATTGCACACGGTGTTCGAACTGCCTTCTTCTCGCTTCAGCCAGGGGCATTTTGGCACAGGTGAATCTGTCCCGGTATCCCCATTTCTGGGGACAACAGACGGGATGGGAGGGGCAGGGCCGTGGAGCTCTTGCGGGCGGGGTGAGGTTTGACTAGCGTCGGAGGCATGACATACGACCCTTCCAGTCAATCCGGGCCTGGTGCGTCGGGTTCGTGGGGTGCGGGTGGGCCACCCCCGCCCTCCTCGGTACCTCCAGTGATCCGACCCACCGGTGGTGCGGCGGCGGGGCGTCGGCGCCCTCGCGGTTGGGTGTGGCTGCTTGTGCTGGGTTTTGTGGGTTTGGGTTTGTGGGTCACATGGACGGTGGTGTCGGGGCTTGTGCGTTTGGAAGGTGTGACGGTGGCGGCGGGCCGGGGAGGGGGGCCGCGGCTGGAAGAGGTGGTGTTGGAGGACCACGGTGTCCGCGAGAAGGTAGCGGTGGTGGACTTGCAAGGGATCATCACCAGCGAGCTGGTCGATCCGCTGGGGTTTGACTTGGTGGATGTGATCCGGGCGCAGCTGAAGCGGGCGGGGCAGGACTCGCGGGTGCGAGCGGTGATTCTGAGGATCAATTCGCCGGGGGGCGAGGTGCTTGCGTCGGATGAGTTGTATCGGGCGGTGCGCCGATTTCAGCAGGAGTACGAAAAGCCGGTGGTGGCGCTGATGGAGAATGTGGCGGCGTCCGGGGGCTATTACGTGGCGGTGGCGAGCCGCTGGATTGTGGCCAACGAAATGACGCTCACCGGCAGCATCGGCGTCATCCTTTCGACGTGGAATTATCGCGGCTTGATGGACAAGGTGGGGATTCGGCCGTACACGTACAAGAGCGGCCGGTTCAAGGACATGTTGAGCGGATCGCGGGATCCCTCGGAGATTCCGCCGGAAGAACGCGAGATGCTCCAGGCGCTGATAGACGAGGTGTTTGCGCGGTTCAAGCAAGTGGTGGCCGAGGGGCGCAAGGCTGCGGCGGAGGCGAACCAGTCGGAGGGCCGGCAGTTGGTGGAAAACTGGGAGGAATTTGCCGATGGGCGCGTGTTTTCCGGTGCGGAGGCGTACCGGCTGGGGTTTGTGGATGAGTTGGGGAACTTTGAGACGGCCAAAGAGCGGGCCATGGCCCTGGCCGGAGTCGAGGAGGCCAACGTGGTGCGGTACCAGAGGCGGCTCACCTTTGCCGATCTGTTCCCGTTCTTTGGCGGTGAAGGCCGGGCGCACACGGTGAAGGTGGATTTCGGGCTGGAACTGCCGCATCTGCGGGCCGGGCACCTGTATTTCCTACCCCCCGCGCTGGTACCCTGAGGAGCAGGTGTTGTGACCGGGGTAATCGTCATCCGACATCCGTTGATCCGGCACAATTTGACGCGGTTGCGCGACCGCCGGACGCCGCCGCAGGAGTTCCGGCGGTTGCTGGCCGAGGTGGCCGGGCTGATGGTGTACGA
Coding sequences within:
- a CDS encoding ThuA domain-containing protein, whose amino-acid sequence is MNRLLPTLLILATLHAPAAQPWLTFEPADGSASPHPYILLLAGDEEYRSEEGLPMLARLLAHRHGFRCTVLFSQNPDDGTIDPNNQTNVPGMHLLGQADLVILQFRFRELPDPEMRHFVDYLQAGKPLIALRTATHAFQYTRNPNSPYAHFDWRSRTWPGGFGQQVLGETWIAHHGEHGRESTRGLVDGRFADHPVLRGVRTVWGPTDVYAIRNLRPTDIVLMHGLVLHGMQPDAPPNYDKPLMPLVWIRDHTWPNGATTRALTSTIGAAVDLQDEDLRRLLVNACYWLTGRPVPPRADVTPVGDYRPSMFGFNQFIRGRKPADYLSP
- a CDS encoding secretin N-terminal domain-containing protein, producing the protein MLPSPSPIGTNRPATVRAGSAPVQPAGVPTLPTPTPAPTPSAPGTPPQPGPNLPPPAATTVTANPATNPQDPTIPAGTIDWVGAGGADLEQVFEYYSKLTGRTILRPANLAAPPIKLRTESDLTRSEFIQALDSVLAMNGIAMIPVGEKFVKAVPIAQANQEGAPIQRLQPEQLPELGSYVTHIVQLKYAKPSELVQVLTPFAKVPNGILPIDSNQILVLRDNAENVKRMLELIQEIDVAVPSEYVSEVIPIKYAMASDIAAALNSLSSGGGTTSVGTRTSGTRTTGATGLPRPGTTGLPGQPLGTVGAQPGQPANPQASFSERLQQIVRRASALASGEIQILGQTKIIADERANALLVYATREDMATIKDIIAKLDVILPQVLIETTILDVSLNNKWNLGLSGVQTTRQLGGNNILGAGGINANQIFNFSGTGTNLTADLLGTGLRYFTRIDDSFYLTLQAAASDGTARVIQKPRILTSHAKPASFFVGETVPYITSTYYGGFGTGPAASYQQLRVGIQLSVTPFINADGLVLMQIDQAIDELGDEVEIAGGGKVPKTRSRTLSAEVAVRNGESILLGGYIRSSGTESHAGVPILKDIPLLGYLFRSNDRSRDRSELMVLMRPIVLMDPEEAARLSAEERQRLPGVHRAEREFNEEERIYRDKQERRTRAPRTEPAAGPTPAATTTTQPTQP
- the rsmI gene encoding 16S rRNA (cytidine(1402)-2'-O)-methyltransferase, with the protein product MPDTPEPTLTPGTLYLVATPIGNLEDITLRALRVLRQCDLIAAEDTRRTLQLLRHHQIQKPLLSCHAHNEAARAQQLVQRLRQGATVALVTDAGSPGISDPGERVVRAVLDAGLRVEPVPGPCALIAALTASGLPTAEFHFLGFLPHKPGARRRELERLRSIPGTWVLYESPHRIQRLLEELAELYPDRSVVVARELTKKFEQFLHGTAAEILARTRNAPLRGECVVLVGPQTASPPRVPEAAS
- a CDS encoding GspE/PulE family protein, translating into MGYLGLKNVLGTALEVPPETVDDLIRSWRIAVENGSGESFPAFVARERGLSEEALLRRLAQTLEWPFLELSRANIPPEARKGLSTKVAFQYTVMPVQLSDGLLQVAVSNPFDTSMLNAVQFDARQPVQFALATRNDIEKTLKKYYGVGAETLDEMAEDEPIELLVSEDKEITEGDQEASVIKFVNQVIWEAYKNRATDIHFEPAEDELRIRNRIDGILHQIPMPPQLKRFQSAIISRIKVMSGMNIAEKRLPQDGRINVRIQGEEIDIRVSTVPTVYGESVSLRLLTRGKIFLSLDKLGFSPRDEALIRELIVKPHGIFLVTGPTGSGKSTSLYAFLSTINSVHKRIITIEEPVEYELKGINQIAVRPEIGLTFAVGLRHILRQDPNVIMVGEIRDLETAEIAIRAALTGHLVFSTLHTNDAPSAFTRLIDMGIEPFLVASSVEAVMAQRLVRTICPLCKTEQKVDKEYLKRIGFPAADIETAKFYHGTGCEECRQLGYQGRTGIYELLVVSEPIRSLVMSRAPASTIAQKAIELGMRTLRADGWNKVKEGITTIEEVLRVTQIEQHLDTLAENPKHAAWAHA
- the sppA gene encoding signal peptide peptidase SppA, which encodes MIRPTGGAAAGRRRPRGWVWLLVLGFVGLGLWVTWTVVSGLVRLEGVTVAAGRGGGPRLEEVVLEDHGVREKVAVVDLQGIITSELVDPLGFDLVDVIRAQLKRAGQDSRVRAVILRINSPGGEVLASDELYRAVRRFQQEYEKPVVALMENVAASGGYYVAVASRWIVANEMTLTGSIGVILSTWNYRGLMDKVGIRPYTYKSGRFKDMLSGSRDPSEIPPEEREMLQALIDEVFARFKQVVAEGRKAAAEANQSEGRQLVENWEEFADGRVFSGAEAYRLGFVDELGNFETAKERAMALAGVEEANVVRYQRRLTFADLFPFFGGEGRAHTVKVDFGLELPHLRAGHLYFLPPALVP
- the cimA gene encoding citramalate synthase, translated to MKRSVEIYDTTLRDGSQGEGINFSVHDKLRIAERLDAFGVHYIEGGWPGSNPKDIEFFAQARRRRWRNARLAAFGSTRRKGIPVDRDEQVRLLLEAETPVVTIYGKTSLLHVREVLRCKPEENLAMIRETVRYLKDHGRTVIYDAEHCIDGYKLDPDYAMATLKAAAEAGADLVVICDTNGGSLMREVAEVTALAVRTLPCPVGIHTHDDIGLGVANALAAVEAGAVHVQGTINGYGERTGNCNLTSVIPCLTFKMGLKTVPRRSLRKLKELSQFVDEIANLRPNPRQPWVGSAAFAHKGGTHVNAVQKITASYEHIDPALVGNSRTVLVSDLAGRSNILMKARELGFRLHPDMPEVKEILRLVKEREHQGYEYEAAPASLALLIRGVLEHNPELLFTVETYHVSMRRDAQESICEATVKVRVGDQVHHTVAEGDGPVNALDGALRAALVRSFPELRKVRLTDYKVRILDSAAGTAAKTRVLIESTDGHEEWGTVGVSENIVEASLQALADSLEYALLRKNRLRRRHAKGS